The following coding sequences are from one Schizosaccharomyces osmophilus chromosome 1, complete sequence window:
- the mic19 gene encoding MICOS complex subunit Mic19/25 produces MRRDRWEPTISPSPAQLHSQQKSERFTMGNKPSRQEFVLHAPTEFSEGLVRHLKESPETDTSRWMDMEGYIQKRVQSELKKLQDRQKKVIDVLIDEEWKQNTELEKQNEGSLNSNLLKNEFTAFRERLEKESSAHQSIKNETLKEIENTRSDLFACMSENADKSLLCRPFAEKFVALTSAFKESPSDS; encoded by the coding sequence ATGCGAAGAGACAGATGGGAACCTACCATTTCCCCCTCTCCTGCTCAATTACACAGTCAACAGAAAAGTGAAAGATTTACCATGGGTAATAAACCATCTCGGCAAGAATTTGTTTTGCATGCGCCTACAGAGTTTTCGGAAGGCTTAGTGCGCCATCTCAAGGAATCTCCGGAAACGGACACAAGTAGATGGATGGACATGGAAGGTTATATCCAAAAGCGCGTGCAATCCgaattaaaaaaacttCAGGACcgtcaaaagaaagtcatTGATGTCCTTATAGATGAAGAATGGAAGCAAAATACagaacttgaaaaacaaaacgaagGATCCTTAAACTCGAATCTACTGAAAAACGAATTCACTGCTTTTCGTGAAAGATTGGAGAAAGAATCTAGTGCTCATCAATccataaaaaatgaaacctTGAAGGAGATTGAAAACACTCGGTCCGATTTATTTGCATGCATGTCAGAAAACGCCGATAAATCCCTTCTTTGTCGCCCGTTTGCAGAAAAATTTGTTGCTCTTACAAGCGCTTTTAAAGAATCTCCCTCTGATTCTTAA
- the tan1 gene encoding tRNA acetyltransferase Tan1, with translation MAKRDRSDANQGGAPGKKLKFKRTGIEKNESGILITVPRGKERQASNEIINVFSQHVATLWPETIGSEETDDEEGDLEDAISRELEEMKEKKKSKKELLTPILIDIQCVVFIKTRSPVDPVKLVEYTCKEGRTKKMTRFTQRLTPIVRTTGASIEDLENLASEVLKPHFHEGQQSLKFAVQATIRNHSVIKKDDIYRSIAKCVGHDHKVDLKNYDLLIVVQVFKNIIGMSVVKDYEQLRRYNLNELYQPESSKSDEKTKPLEKEITNGESSQAAEISTTSDVPEQKGSPADA, from the exons ATGGCAAAACGCGATCGTTCAGACGCAAATCAAGGTGGTGCTCCAGgaaaaaag CTCAAGTTTAAACGTACAGGCATtgagaaaaatgaaagtgGAATTTTGATTACAGTACCTCGTGGTAAAGAGAGACAAGCATCCAACGAGATTATTAATGTCTTCTCTCAA CATGTTGCTACGCTCTGGCCTGAAACAATAGGATCTGAGGAGAcggatgatgaagaaggtGATTTGGAAGATGCCATTTCACGCGaattagaagaaatgaaagaaaagaaaaaaagcaaaaaggaGTTGCTAACTCCCATCTTGATTGATATACAATGTG TggtttttataaaaacgaGATCTCCTGTAGACCCTGTAAAATTGGTGGAATACACTTGCAAAGAAGGGAGGACGAAAAAGATGACTCGTTTTACCCAAAGGTTGACACCCATAGTTAGGACAACAGGAGCCTCCATTGAAGACTTGGAAAACTTGGCCTCAGAGGTATTAAAACCTCATTTTCATGAAGGACAACAGAGTTTGAAG TTTGCCGTCCAAGCTACTATTCGAAATCACTCAGTAATAAAGAAGGACGATATTTACAGGTCCATTGCGAAATGTGTTGGACATGATCATAAAGTCGACCTGAAAAATTATGATCTTCTCATCGTGGTTCAGGTGTTTAAG AACATTATTGGAATGAGTGTTGTGAAAGATTATGAGCAGTTGCGAAGATATAATTTGAATGAGCTGTACCAACCGGAAAGTTCAAAATCTGACGAGAAGACGAAACCTTTAGAGAAGGAAATCACCAACGGTGAAAGCAGTCAAGCTGCTGAAATAAGCACAACATCAGATGTCCCAGAACAGAAAGGGTCACCTGCTGACGCTTAG
- the spt7 gene encoding SAGA complex bromodomain subunit Spt7, with protein sequence MDRNFEDAKTLDEPNLHRLAIALLKNEYWSLYLTPEQKRKYVNIINDVRLWNRFINVKSWDLLCDAKDISGSGEEDEDLDMTTLFRCRCMLYDAQIHGEFYATENAESLPTQVTKEDERSLPHASESTEHFTEENRIEKEEELKKKSSTREIHENDYDEPDSDDDHPKNDEKQELNGASSLSFVDLESIDIDDMDVSGSSTIEASKALSNIAYNYVYYTLEDDCLDQEEVEKINNGGPSSPTKTSFPQSSSSASWTENFSQLHSKFGPLTANFKNLLNFIESNRNVVGASDSEIKHLLADVRKSRSKWANEQRIGQEELYEAAEKVIMDLRSYTKHSMPFLTKVSKRDAPDYYNVIKEPMDLGTMLRKLKALQYNSKKDIVYDLMLIWSNCLAYNSHPEHPLRIHALMMKKKSQELANIIPDISIQSRKDYDETLMEADLESDEEESSEKTSKHTTSKKTSSRGGQSKRSVEVHTDVPNSPDEGEKQGRKEDDQQNKEEGLQPQPSSDIAEIPEEKLSAGEENTTQAQTVVEDKFDSDVAHEFWKKDSKSARVESILRNRNMLRNLDALESSSSYCRTPEAMASFMNREKAYEKFSASSESLSDILDISNTNSSYNYLFEYDVTSGIPVHDFAGNNFRPVEDEVCNNYLLLEMNSHSPGLSSSMYRNISKMQQIRKLCNKIQTVKQMQLPQPFYSDYYRSNIPFTNEESILLDIPQDYEGVSDFQPVAHGIIKKLCSVILFHAGFDSFHSEALNALTDVAADYMKNAGTLIDNYISNKQKDSKEEIISQTLQELGVSGPETLVSYVFDDIKRYGIKLDEVHQRLHRHFVELLRPALSTTNDEDAIFGQNSDSFITGGFSYDTGDDFFGLRELGLEKELGLDSLSVPLHLLQSRLRLNMSQQPELTTENTKEYPLPPRYPPITRESLKDEVNLIQDFLTARMDEFGVDELIEDEDIRPRNKPPRPRLPPNGKITAGRKRIASSVFLNQSLRKKKCTKNAEGSSQFNEMPSAMQEEKT encoded by the exons ATGGACAGGAATTTTGAAGACGCGAAGACGTTGGACGAACCAAATCTTCATAGGTTAGCAATTGCGCTTCTGAAGAACGAATATTGGAGTCTTTATTTAACTCCAGAACAAAAACGTAAATATGTAAATATCATTAATGATGTACGGTTATGGAATCGATTTATAAACGTGAAAAGCTGGGATTTACTATGCGACGCAAAAGACATTTCAGGAAGCGGTGAAGAAGATGAGGATTTAGATATGACAACCCTTTTTCGATGTCGATGTATGCTATACGATGCTCAAATTCATGGTGAATTCTACGCTACAGAAAACGCTGAAAGTCTTCCTACTCAAGTAACTAAGGAAGACGAACGGAGTCTGCCTCATGCAAGTGAGAGTACCGAGCACTTCactgaagaaaatagaattgaaaaagaagaagaactgaagaaaaagagctCTACTCGAGAGATTCATGAGAACGATTATGACGAACCAGACAGCGATGATGATCACCCAAAAAATGACGAAAAACAGGAACTTAATGGTGCTTCATCTCTTTCGTTTGTAGACTTAGAGTCCATTGATATCGATGATATGG ACGTTTCAGGATCAAGCACTATTGAAGCTAGCAAGGCCCTTAGTAATATCGCCTATAATTACGTGTATTATACCCTGGAAGATGATTGTCTAGATCAAGAAGAAGTtgagaaaataaacaatggTGGACCCTCTTCACCTACGAAAACTTCATTTCCTCAAAGTTCTTCCAGTGCTTCGTGGACTGAAAATTTTTCT CAATTGCATTCCAAGTTTGGACCTTTAACTGCAAATTTCAAG aatcTTTTGAACTTTATTGAAAGCAACCGGAATGTTGTCGGTGCTTCTGATTCTGAAATAAAGCACCTATTGGCAGATGTTCGAAAAAGCAGATCAAAATGG GCAAATGAGCAAAGAATAGGTCAAGAAGAGTTATATGAGGCAGCTGAAAAAGTCATTATGGACCTTCGTTCCTACACTAAGCATTCCATGCCTTTTCTGACCAAAGTCAGCAAGCGTGATGCACCTGACTATTACAATG TTATTAAAGAGCCTATGGATTTGGGAACGATGCTTCGGAAATTAAAGGCGCTGCAGTATAACagtaaaaaagatattgtTTATGACTTAATGCTTATTTGGTCTAATTGCTTAGCATACAACTCTCATCCG GAACATCCACTACGTATCCATGCTttaatgatgaagaagaagtcGCAAGAGCTTGCTAATATCATTCCGGATATCTCTATTCAATCTAGAAAAGACTACGATGAAACTTTGATGGAAGCAGATCTTGAGAGTGATGAAG AAGAGTCAAGTGAAAAAACATCTAAACATACTacatcaaaaaaaacatcatCAAGGGGTGGACAAAGCAAGCGATCTGTAGAAGTACACACAGACGTCCCAAACAGCCCTGACGAGGGCGAAAAACAAGGgcgaaaagaagatgacCAACAAAATAAGGAAGAAGGCTTACAGCCGCAGCCTTCCTCTGATATTGCTGAAATCCCTGAGGAGAAGCTCTCCGCtggagaagaaaatacCACTCAAGCACAAACAGTTGTTGAGGATAAATTTGATTCTGACGTTGCACAtgaattttggaagaaggatTCAAAATCTGCTCGTGTGGAATCTATTTTGCGCAACAGGAATATGTTAAGGAATTTGGATGCTTTAGAAAGTTCCTCTTCGTATTGTAGGACTCCCGAAGCCATGGCATCATTTATGAATAGAGAAAAAGcttatgaaaaattttctGCATCCTCTGAAAGTTTAAGTGATATATTGGATATCTCCAATACAAATTCTAGTTACAACTATCTGTTTGAATACGATGTAACTTCAGGAATACCCGTCCATGATTTTGCCGGGAATAATTTTAGACCAGTCGAAGATGAAGTCTGCAATAATTACCtacttttggaaatgaattCACATTCCCCAGggctttcttcttctatgTACAGAAACATATCGAAAATGCAGCAGATAAGAAAGCTTTGTAATAAAATACAGACAGTCAAGCAGATGCAACTCCCACAGCCG TTTTACTCTGATTATTATCGAAGTAATATTCCTTTCACCAATGAAGAGTCGATTTTATTAGATATTCCACAAGACTATGAAGGAGTTTCCGATTTTCAACCAGTCGCACATGGAATTATAAAGAAACTTTGTTCAGTAATTCTTTTCCACGCTGGGTTCGATT CATTCCATTCTGAGGCTTTGAACGCGTTGACAGATGTAGCAGCGGATTATATGAAAAATGCCGGTACCTTAATTGATAATTATATTTCGAACAAGCAAAAGGATTCCAAAGAA GAAATAATCAGTCAAACCCTTCAAGAACTAGGCGTCTCCGGTCCTGAGACGTTGGTTTCTTACGTTTTTGATGACATTAAACGCTATGGGATTAAACTAGACGAAGTTCATCAGAGGCTACATAGACATTTCGTGGAGCTTCTACGGCCAGCACTTTCAACTACGAATGACGAAGATGCAATTTTTGGACAGAATAGCGATTCATTTATTACAGGTGGATTTTCATATGATACGGGCGATGACTTCTTTGGATTACGAGAACTAGGTTTGGAGAAAGAACTCGGATTGGACTCATTGTCTGTACCTTTACATTTATTGCAAAGTAGGCTGAGATTAAATATGAGTCAGCAGCCAGAATT AACTActgaaaatacaaaagaatacCCTCTTCCCCCCAGGTACCCACCAATTACTAGAGAGAGTTTGAAGGACGAAGTTAATCTTATCCAAGATTTCCTAACTGCAAGGATGGATGAGTTTGGTGTAGATGAATTAatagaagatgaagatatTCGGCCACGAAACAAGCCTCCACGGCCCCGATTACCTCCCAATGGAAAGATTACAGCGGGGAGAAAGCGTATTGCATCCTCCGTGTTTCTGAATCAGTCTTTGcggaaaaagaaatgcaCAAAGAATGCTGAAGGATCTTCTCAATTCAACGAGATGCCTTCTGCTATgcaagaagagaaaacatga
- the cct7 gene encoding chaperonin-containing T-complex eta subunit Cct7 codes for MSAGAPQIPIIVLKEGTNDSQGRGQLLSNINACVAVQDTIRTTLGPLGADKLMVSDRGEVVISNDGATIMKLLDIVHPAAKTLVDVARAQDAEVGDGTTSVVVFAGELLREARNFVEDGVSSHSIIRGYRKAAQLAVNKIKELAIQLDLSDEAKLRDLLMKCAATAMSSKLIRSNTSFFTKMVVDAVLTLDREDLNEDLIGIKKVPGGSMEDSQLVNGVAFKKTFSYAGFEQQPKYFKDPKILCLDVELELKAEKDNAEVRVDKVQEYQNIVDAEWRIIFAKLEAIVATGAKVILSRLPIGDLATQYFADRDIFCAGRVANDDLNRVVQTVGGSIQSTCSNIEERHLGTCNTFEERQVGGERFNLFEGCPKSKSCTLILRGGADQFIAEVERSLHDAIMIVKHALKNNLVVAGGGACEMELSKYLRDYSLTISGKQQNFIGAFARSLEVVPRQLCDNAGFDSTDIMNKLRMMHAKGDRWAGVDMASEGVANNFEKFVWEPSSVKSNAIMSAAEAATLVLSVDETIMNEPSKQPQGPPQRGGMPPGAAQRIMRGRGRGMPR; via the exons ATGTCTGCAGGGGCCCCTCAAATTCCGATTATTG TTCTGAAAGAAGGCACTAATGATTCGCAGGGTCGTGGTCAACTGCTCTCGAACATCAATGCTTGTGTCGCTGTCCAAGATACCATTCGGACGACACTTGGACCTTTAGGAGCTGACAAACTGATGGTGAGTGATAGAGGTGAGGTAGTCATTTCGAATGATGGCGCTACTATCATGAAGCTCCTTGATATTGTTCATCCTGCAGCAAAGACTCTTGTGGACGTTGCTCGCGCTCAGGATGCTGAGGTTGGTGACGGTACTACATCTGTAGTTGTCTTTGCTGGTGAATTATTACGGGAAGCCCGTAATTTCGTCGAAGACGGTGTAAGCTCGCACTCAATTATTCGCGGCTATCGTAAAGCTGCTCAGTTGGCAGTcaataaaatcaaagaattgGCTATTCAATTAGATTTATCCGATGAAGC AAAATTACGCGATTTATTGATGAAATGCGCTGCTACTGCCATGAGTTCCAAGTTAATTCGTTCTAATACATCTTTCTTTACGAAAATGGTAGTAGATGCAGTTCTTACTTTAGACAGAGAAGACTTAAATGAAGATTTGATCGGTATAAAAAAGGTTCCAGGTGGATCTATGGAAGACTCTCAGTTGGTGAACGGTGTTGCTTTTAAAAAGACTTTTTCATACGCAGGATTTGAGCAACAACCCAAGTATTTTAAAGATCCCAAAATCCTTTGCTTGGATGTCGAACTAGAATTGAAGGCTGAAAAGGATAATGCTGAAGTTCGTGTCGACAAAGTTCAAGAATACCAGAATATTGTGGATGCTGAATGGCGCATTATCTTTGCAAAATTAGAGGCCATTGTGGCCACGGGCGCTAAGGTTATTTTGTCTAGACTTCCAATTGGAGATTTGGCTACTCAGTACTTTGCCGACCGCGATATATTTTGTGCCGGTAGAGTGGCTAACGATGACTTGAACCGTGTTGTTCAAACCGTTGGTGGTTCCATTCAATCAACATGCTCGAATATCGAAGAGCGTCATCTCGGAACTTGCAACACTTTTGAAGAACGCCAGGTTGGTGGTGAGCGTTTCAACTTATTTGAAGGCTGCCCCAAGTCGAAATCTTGCACTCTTATCCTTCGTGGTGGTGCTGACCAATTCATTGCAGAAGTTGAACGCTCTTTACATGATGCTATTATGATTGTCAAGCATGCTTTGAAGAATAACCTTGTTGTTGCAGGTGGTGGTGCCTGTGAAATGGAACTCTCCAAATATCTTCGGGATTATTCTCTAACCATTTCTGGCAAACAGCAGAATTTCATTGGCGCTTTTGCTCGTTCTTTGGAAGTTGTTCCTCGTCAATTGTGTGACAATGCTGGCTTTGATTCAACCGATATTATGAACAAACTTCGAATGATGCATGCTAAAGGCGATAGATGGGCTGGTGTTGATATGGCAAGTGAAGGTGTTGCTaacaattttgaaaagtttgtGTGGGAACCAAGTTCTGTCAAATCTAATGCTATCATGTCAGCAGCTGAAGCAGCTACTTTGGTTCTTTCTGTCGATGAAACTATAATGAATGAACCTTCCAAACAACCTCAGGGTCCTCCTCAACGTGGTGGTATGCCTCCCGGTGCTGCACAAAGAATTATGCGCGGTAGAGGTCGTGGTATGCCTCGTTGA